One region of Oryza sativa Japonica Group chromosome 10, ASM3414082v1 genomic DNA includes:
- the LOC107278273 gene encoding putative B3 domain-containing protein Os10g0537100, translating into MEFTPISPPTRVAGGEEDSERGAAAWAVVEKEHMFEKVVTPSDVGKLNRLVIPKQHAERYFPLDAAAGAGGGGGGGGGGGGGKGLVLSFEDRTGKAWRFRYSYWNSSQSYVMTKGWSRFVKEKRLGAGDTVSFGRGLGDAARGRLFIDFRRRRQDAGSFMFPPTAAPPSHSHHHHQRHHPPLPSVPLCPWRDYTTAYGGGYGYGYGGGSTPASSRHVLFLRPQVPAAVVLKSVPVHVAATSAVQEAATTTRPKRVRLFGVNLDCPAAMDDDDDIAGAASRTAASSLLQLPSPSSSTSSSTAGKKMCSLDLGL; encoded by the coding sequence ATGGAGTTCACCCCAAtttcgccgccgacgagggtcgccggcggtgaggaggattccgagaggggggcggcggcgtgggcggtggtggagaaggaGCACATGTTTGAGAAGGTCGTGACGCCGAGCGACGTGGGGAAGCTGAACCGATTGGTCATCCCCAAGCAGCACGCCGAGAGGTACTTCCCGCtcgacgccgcggcgggcgccggcggcggcggtggtggcggcggtggcggcggcggggggaaggGGCTGGTGCTGAGCTTCGAGGACAGGACGGGGAAGGCGTGGAGGTTCCGGTACTCGTACTGGAACAGCAGCCAGAGCTACGTGATGACCAAAGGGTGGAGCCGCTTCGTCAAGGAGAAGCgcctcggcgccggcgacaccgTGTCGTTCGGCCGCGGCCTCGGCGacgccgcccgcggccgcctCTTCATcgacttccgccgccgccgccaggacgcCGGCAGCTTCATGTtcccgccgacggcggcgccgccgtcgcactCGCACCACCATCATCAGCGACACcacccgccgctcccgtccgtgCCCCTTTGCCCGTGGCGAGACTACACCACCGCCTATGGCGGCGGCTACGGctacggctacggcggcggctccaCCCCGGCGTCCAGCCGCCACGTGCTGTTCCTCCGGCCGCAGGTGCCGGCCGCTGTGGTGCTCAAGTCGGTGCCGGTGCACGTCGCGGCCACCTCGGCGGtgcaggaggcggcgacgacgacaaggcCGAAGCGTGTCCGGCTGTTCGGGGTGAACCTCGActgcccggcggccatggacgacgacgacgacatcgccGGAGCGGCGAGCCGGACGGCAGCGTCGTCTCTCCTGCAGctcccctcgccgtcgtcctcgacgtcgtcgtcgacggcggggaAGAAGATGTGCTCCTTGGATCTTGGGTTGTGA